The Mesorhizobium loti DNA segment GCCTTGCAGCGCCGCGCTGACCCCCACCCCGCTGCTTCGCAGCGACTTGCCGGGGCGAGCCACGGGTCTCGCCCGTCCTTCGGACCCCCACAAGGGAGAGGGTGAGGAAGTGCCTTATCCACCCATGCGACGGAGCTCTTCTAGAGGCGCAGAAAGGCTGAGCCCCCTTACCTCCCCCTTGTGGGGAGGTCGGACCGTAGGTCCGGGTGGGGGTGCTGGCGCAAATCTTTCAGGACCTGCGCGTCACACGGCCGGCACCAAGCACAAGCGAGAGGTGGACAGCTCGGAGCGGCTACTCCTTTGCGCGATAGGCTTCCGGTATGACGAAAACCTCGTCGGCGCGGCCGTAGCCGCCGTCAGCGATCTCTTCCACCAGCACCATCGTGGTGGGGCGCGCGACCTCACCGAAGAAGTCGACGAAGATGGCTGTGATCCGATGGATGAGGTCTTCCTTCTGCGCCTTGGAGAGTGCGGCCTGCGGTACTTTTATGTTGGCGAACGGCATGGTCGTATTCCTTCTCTGAGATTGGATTTCAGGCTTTGGGATGGAGCAGGTCGGCAAGGCCGATCCGTTCCATGAGTTGCGCCCGCACGCGGTCGGCAACGCCGTTGACGATGGCAGCGCCATCGTCGGAAGGGTCGATGTGGACACGAAACGGGCGGCTGCCGTGCGGCATGGCGACGAGCGCGACGATTGCATCGGCGACCTCGGCCGGATCGGCATCCGCGGGTTCAAGAGACGCCAGTCCCTTTAGCGCCTGCTGATCGGCACCGGCATACGGACCCGACCAATAAGCGCCGGCACGCTCCGTGTCGGCGGGTGCCGCAGCATGATGAAAATGCTCCGTGCCTTTGGTGAAGGCGCCCGGCACGACGATCGTCGTTTCGATGCCGAAGCGGGCGAGCTCCAGCGCATAGCTCTGCGCCAGCGCGTCCATGCCTGCCTTGGCGGCGAAGTAAGGCGCCAGGAACGGCGGCGTGCCGCCGCGCGTGCTGCTCGAACCGACCCAGATCATCTGGCCCCGGCCGAGAGACCGCATATGCGGCAGGGCGGCGCGATTGACGCGCTGCGTGCCGACGACATTGACGTCGTAGAGCTGTGCCAGCTGTTCGGGCGAGAACGCCTCGGCCGGTCCGAACCCCATATGCCCGGCATTGTGGATCAGCACGTCGAGCTGGCCGGCCTCAGTGACGATCTGCTGAATCGCCGCTTGCGCCGAGGCGTCGGAGGTGACGTCGAGCGCAATGGTCTTCAGCGCCACGCCCTCGTCACGGGCGAAGTTTTCCATCGCGGCTACCGCAGCACTACGTGCCGAGGGGTCGCGCATCGAGGCATAGACCGTGTGGCCGGCCCTTGCGAGCGCCCGCGCCGTCATCGCGCCAAAACCGCTGGAGGCGCCGGTGATCAGGATTGTCTGTTTCATCATTGCCCCCTTCAGATCACGCCGCCATTGGCGCGGATGATTTGTCCGTTGACCCAGCCACTGTCCGGGCCGGCGAGGAATGAGACCACGCCGGCAATGTCGTCGGGCTGGCCGAGCCGGCCGAGCGGGATCATCTTGGCCGTAGCCTCGATCTGCGCCTCGCTCTTGCCGTCCGTGAACAGGGCGGTCTCGACCGGTCCGGGTGCCACCGCATTGACGGTGACGCGGCGCGCGCCAAGCTCCTTGGCCAGGATATGCGTCATTGCCTCGACCGCCGCCTTGGTGGCGGCATAGATGCCGTAGCCCGGCTGGTAGAGGCCGACGACACTGCTCGAAAAATTGACGATGCGGCCGCCATCCCTGAGGCGTTTTGCGCCTTCGCGCATGCCACGGAACACGCCTCCGAGATTGATGGCGATCTGCGTGTCGAAGGAGGCGTCGTCAGTCCCGGCGATCGGCGACAGCTTCATGATGCCGGCATTGTTGACCAGGATGTCGACGCCGCCGAACGCCTTCTCGCCGGCGTCGAACAGCGCGGCGATGCCGGCCGGGTCGGCGATATCGGCCTGCACGGCGATCGCCTTGCCGCCTTCGGCTGCGATCGCGCCGACGACCGCTTCGGCCTCGGCGTGGCCCCGTGCATAGTTGACGACGACGGCAATGCCGTCGCGGGCGAGCCGCCGTGCGATCGCCGCACCAATGCCCTTGGAGGCGCCAGTCACGATCGCGGTTCTGATTTGGCCACCCGTACTTGTTTGATTGGATGTCATGGAAGTCTCTCCGTTGTTGGTGACACGGATATAGGCCAAGCCAACTTCCCGGATAATCAGCCGCCTCTTGACATCACTATTCGGAAACTGCGAACAAAGGTGATGGATCGCCTGGACACGATGCGGCTCTTCGTTCGCGTGCTCGAGCGGCGCAGTTTTACCGCTGCCGCCGCCGACCTCGGCCTGCCGCGCTCAACCGCGACGGAGGCGATCCGCCGGCTCGAAGAACATCTCGGCGCCCGCCTGCTGGAGCGGACGACGCGGCAGGTGAACGCCACGCAGGACGGCGAGGCCTATTACCGGCGCTGCCTGTCGATCCTGGCCGAGATCGAGGATGCCGAGGCCGCCTTCCGCAAGGCCGAGCCCTTCGGCCTGCTGCGCATCGACGCCAGCACGCTGCTCACCCGCACCTTCCTGCTGCCGCGCCTGCCTGAATTCCTCGCCCGCTTTCCCCGCATCGACCTGCAGATCGGCCAGAGCGACCGGCTGGTCGATCTCGTGCGCGAGGGCGTCGACTGCGTGATCCGCGTCGGTGAGCCGCCTGACAGCGGCATGATCATGCGGCGGCTGGCCATGATCCGCGAGATGACCTGCGCCAGCCCCGCCTATCTCTCTCGCCATGGCATACCCGCCTCCCCCGACGCGCTCGACGGCCATCAGGCCATTGGCTTCGTTTCGTCGCGTACCGGCGAGGTGTTGCCCTTCGAATTCACCGTCAACGGCAAGATGCGCGAGGTCCGGTTGCCGGGCCGCGTCGCCGCCAACAATTCCGACACCGCCGCCGATCTGGCGCGGCTCGGCCTCGGCCTCATCCAGGCGCCACGCTATCGCTTCGAGAAGGACCTCGCCGACGGCACGCTGGTCGAAGTGCTGGCCGACTACCCGCCCTCGCCGACGCCGCTGTCGGCGCTCTACCCGCAGAACCGCCAGCTCTCGCCGCGCCTGCGCGTCTTCCTCGACTGGGCCGCGCACATCTTCGCCGAGGCGAACCTTTAGGGATGCGGCCATCGATCCGTTGCTCACAATGGGCACCTCGCCGCCATCGACCCCATCACCAACGAAACCGTAGGTATTGAAGCAAAATGGCTCTATTCTGCGCGGTCTGGGGTCTTGGGATACGCGGATGGATTTCAGCACAGGCCACGGCTACCTCCTCATCGGCGGCCTCATCCTGGTCGGCGCCGGGCTGCTCATCCTGTCGCTGATCGTCAATCTTCGCGTCGCCCACAGCGTGCGCACCGACGTGCGCCATCGCGAAAAGCTGCTCGAATATTATCGCAACATCTTTTCACAGCTGGGCGTGATCCTGATCGGCATCGGCGTGTCGCTGTTCATCTTCTTCTTCCAGCAGAACTATCAGGACCAGCGCAGGCGCGAGACGGAGCTGCAGCAGGTCCTGGCCAAGCTCGCCGCGCGCATCGCCCGCGGCGCGCCTGTCATGCAGTCGCTGGAAGAATTCGACGAGCTCTTGGATGAAGGCGGGCCCTATCTCGATCCCCATCTCGGCGGCAAGAACACCGCCGTCAGCCTCCAGGGAACAGAGCTCGGCAAACAGGCGGCCAGGATCCTGCTGGTCGAGCGCGACGTCGATCTCGCGGACTTCGAGGTGCTGAACCTGTCGCGCGATTTCGAATCCTCTTTCGTCGTCAACGAGCTCGATTCCAGGCTGTGGTTCGACATCGTGCGCGACGAGAGCGAGATCAAATACGCCACGACCCAGCTCGCCCTCGACTACAAGGACCTGCGAGACACGATCGGCGGCAATCCGGCAGAGGCAGTGGTCGCCGACCCTGAAAAGGAGCGCCGGGTCAAGCAGGAGGTGCTCGACATCTTCTACGATGCCGATCTGCTGCGCCAGCGCTCCAGGCGGCATCTGGCCCGCGCCTGCTGGCTGTTCAGCCAAGGGCGCGGCTTCGTCGGCGCGGCCCCGGTCGATGCGATCGAGGCCGATGCCAGGTCGCAACAGGAATGGCTCGACCGGTCGAAACCGGTGTTGTCGCAGTCGAGGTCGGGCGGCGGCGACTGCTTCAAACTGCTCCAGTTCAACCCCGCGTCCTGAGGAGGACATGACATGCAGGCAGTGCCGATAGCGCATCAAGCCGCGCGACCCGCGGTCGGCCCCGTATCCTCCGTGACCGGCTATCCGGCCGCCGTCCTGTGCTGGCTGCTTTCGGCTGGTGTCTATATCGCGGCCAAATGGGTGGCGCCTGAAATGCCGCCCTGGGGTCTCTGCTTCTGGCGGCTGACGCTTGCCTGCGCCATCCTGCTGCCGATTGTGCACCGTCATCACGACGCGATGATCGGGCTTCTGCGGACGCGCGCGGTGGAGGTCGTCGCCGTGGGCGCGATCGGCCTCACGCTATGCCAGGGTATGATCTACCATGGCCTCAACCACACCGACGCCACCACGGCCGGCATCATCATGGCGCTGTCGCCTGTCATGACGATGGTGCTCGCCCGTTTCGTGCTTGGCGAGCCGCTCGGGCTGTGGAAGTCGCTTGGCGCGCTGGCTGCGCTTGCCGGGATGATTTTCATCGTTGCCCACGGGAACCTGACGGCGCTGCTGCAACTCAAGGTCAACGCCGGCGAGCTGTGGATCGTCGGCAGCGCGTTCTGCTGGGGCCTCTACACCGTGCTTTTGCGCCGTGCCAAATTCGGCATCGAACTCCTGCCGATGGTCGTGCTGCTGCTCGGCGCCGGTGCGCTGGTCGCCTTGCCTTTGCATTTGTGGGAATTGTTCAACGACGAACGCTCCGCCATGAACGTCGACAGCATTCTGGCGCTCGCCTATCTGGCAGGTCCCGGCGGCGCCTTGATGTACTATCTCTACAACAAAAGCGTGGAAACGCTGGGCGCCAGCCGGGCAAGCATGCTGCTCTACCTGCAGACGGTGTTCGTGGCCATTCTCGCCTATCTGCTGCTTGGCGAGGGCTTGCACGATTACGATCTGGTCGGCGCGGCCTTCATCGTCGCCGGCATCGTGCTGGCCACCGTGGTCAAACCCAGATCAGCTCAACCACGCGTGGCGTAGAAATTTTGCAAGTGCGGCACAAGACGTGCGGCCGGCCGCCGCTTGTTGCCCCCGTCAGCCCCTAGTCACCCACCCGCCGCAGCGTGCCGAGATGATTGTCGTCGAGGAAGCCTATGGTCATGGCCGATGCCTTGCCGTCGGGGCCGACGACGAAGCTCACGCCGGTTGGCCTGTCCGGTGTCTCGGCATCGGGGAAGGTCAGGAAGAGATCGCCGTCGAAATGCGTCAGTGAGTAGGACCGGGCGCCGGCCGGGCCGACCTTGAGCACAAGGCTGTCTCCCGCGCTCGCCACGACAGCATCGCCGATGAAGTCGTTGGTGTAGCGGCCGGCATAGGCACCGGCCGGTGCGGCCGGCCTTGCCGGAGACGAAGGCACGGCATAGGTGGCCTTGGCCGCCTCGACCACCGGCCCGAACATGCCGCTGTAGATGCCGTCCCACGCCTTGATCCAGTCCTTCTCGACCAAACCCTCGAAAACGAGATCGGCAAAACTGTCGGACAGCCCCTCCGGCACGCCTGTCGGGAAGGCGTTGGCGAGGATGACGATGCCAAGCTTCTCCTCTGGGAAGACCGTCACCAGCGTGCGTGCGCCGACGCTGAAGGCACCCGCATGGCCCCAGCTCAGGCCATGCCGGCCGAACTCGACATTCCAGCCGAGGCCGTAGAACGATGCACCGCCCGAGACAGGGTTCTTGCCTCGCGTCATCAGCGGCACATGCGTCTGATCCAGCGCATCTGCGGCAATCACCGTCTTGCCGGCGTAGACGCCATTGCCGAGGATGAGGCGCACCCATTGCGACAGATCGCGTGCGGTGGAACTGACGCCGCCAGCGGGCGCCTGCGCATCCGGATCGCGCTTGATCTTCGCGGCCCAGGCGCCATCGACCATAACATGCAGGGCCGCGCGATCGGTGTGCTTGACGAAATCGGCGAGACGCGAACTGGTCGAGGCCATGCCAAGCGGACGATAGAGCTTCTCCTCGGCGACCTCCTCCCAGGATTTGCCGGTCGGCTTCGCGGCCGCGACAGCACCCTCGGTCAGTCCGAAATTGCTATAGGAATAGCCGGCGCGAAAGCTCGACGATGGCGGCACGAACCGCAGCCGATGCAGGATCTCGGCGCGGTCGTAGCCAATGTCCTCAAGGTCGTCACCGGCGGTGCCCGGAAGCCCGCTGCGGTGCGAAAACAGGTCGCGGACGGTGAGTTGGCTAGTCGGATAGGGATCGGCCAGCCGGAAGGCCGGATCGAGGTCGGCGATCTTCGAATCCCAGGACACGGTCCCGTCGCTGACCAGCGCCGCCACCACGGTGGCCGAGACCGGCTTGGAAAGCGAGGCGATCTGGAACACCGTGTCCGGATCGACGGTTTCCGGCTTGCCGGCCTCGCGATGGCCGAAACCTTTCAGGAAGACCACCTCATCGTCATGCACCACCGCGATGGCGAGACCGGGAACGGCACCGTCCTTGACCGTGGCTTCGGCGAGCGCTTCGAGCTTCGGCAGCGCGGCGGCGATGCGATCGGCCGTGATGGTGTCGGCAGGCGCCGCCTGCGGCCAAAGCGCCAGGACGGCGATGAAGGTCCAGAGTCGCCAATGGCAGAGGTTCCGATCCAGCCGCACGCCCGAGCCTCCTCTCCTGCATTCACCCGGCCATGATACAGGCCGGTGCGGACGAGGCCAATGCCTGCCCCCACCTTCGTCGCAATCGACCATCACAACGATTTCAGGCAATCTGACAGATGATGGCGCTCCATGGGGAGATGGGCGCCGCCAGGGAGGACTGACATGACCGGCTTGCCGCGCTATGAGGACGCCGTTGCGGCCTTTCGCATCGAGGATGAGATCGCCAGGCTCGATGGCGATCCGGCGACCGGCATCAACGCCTATGTCGAATGCTGCGGCCGCCACACCGGTGAGAACCGGCTGGCGCTTCGCGCGATCTCGGCCGGCGGCGAACTGCGCGAATTCAGCTTCGAAGATCTCGCTGATATGTCGGGCCGCGTCGCCAACCTGCTCAAGGAGGTGGGCGTC contains these protein-coding regions:
- a CDS encoding LysR family transcriptional regulator translates to MRLFVRVLERRSFTAAAADLGLPRSTATEAIRRLEEHLGARLLERTTRQVNATQDGEAYYRRCLSILAEIEDAEAAFRKAEPFGLLRIDASTLLTRTFLLPRLPEFLARFPRIDLQIGQSDRLVDLVREGVDCVIRVGEPPDSGMIMRRLAMIREMTCASPAYLSRHGIPASPDALDGHQAIGFVSSRTGEVLPFEFTVNGKMREVRLPGRVAANNSDTAADLARLGLGLIQAPRYRFEKDLADGTLVEVLADYPPSPTPLSALYPQNRQLSPRLRVFLDWAAHIFAEANL
- a CDS encoding tautomerase, giving the protein MPFANIKVPQAALSKAQKEDLIHRITAIFVDFFGEVARPTTMVLVEEIADGGYGRADEVFVIPEAYRAKE
- a CDS encoding beta-lactamase is translated as MRLDRNLCHWRLWTFIAVLALWPQAAPADTITADRIAAALPKLEALAEATVKDGAVPGLAIAVVHDDEVVFLKGFGHREAGKPETVDPDTVFQIASLSKPVSATVVAALVSDGTVSWDSKIADLDPAFRLADPYPTSQLTVRDLFSHRSGLPGTAGDDLEDIGYDRAEILHRLRFVPPSSSFRAGYSYSNFGLTEGAVAAAKPTGKSWEEVAEEKLYRPLGMASTSSRLADFVKHTDRAALHVMVDGAWAAKIKRDPDAQAPAGGVSSTARDLSQWVRLILGNGVYAGKTVIAADALDQTHVPLMTRGKNPVSGGASFYGLGWNVEFGRHGLSWGHAGAFSVGARTLVTVFPEEKLGIVILANAFPTGVPEGLSDSFADLVFEGLVEKDWIKAWDGIYSGMFGPVVEAAKATYAVPSSPARPAAPAGAYAGRYTNDFIGDAVVASAGDSLVLKVGPAGARSYSLTHFDGDLFLTFPDAETPDRPTGVSFVVGPDGKASAMTIGFLDDNHLGTLRRVGD
- a CDS encoding short-chain type dehydrogenase/reductase, giving the protein MAYIRVTNNGETSMTSNQTSTGGQIRTAIVTGASKGIGAAIARRLARDGIAVVVNYARGHAEAEAVVGAIAAEGGKAIAVQADIADPAGIAALFDAGEKAFGGVDILVNNAGIMKLSPIAGTDDASFDTQIAINLGGVFRGMREGAKRLRDGGRIVNFSSSVVGLYQPGYGIYAATKAAVEAMTHILAKELGARRVTVNAVAPGPVETALFTDGKSEAQIEATAKMIPLGRLGQPDDIAGVVSFLAGPDSGWVNGQIIRANGGVI
- a CDS encoding short-chain dehydrogenase/reductase SDR encodes the protein MKQTILITGASSGFGAMTARALARAGHTVYASMRDPSARSAAVAAMENFARDEGVALKTIALDVTSDASAQAAIQQIVTEAGQLDVLIHNAGHMGFGPAEAFSPEQLAQLYDVNVVGTQRVNRAALPHMRSLGRGQMIWVGSSSTRGGTPPFLAPYFAAKAGMDALAQSYALELARFGIETTIVVPGAFTKGTEHFHHAAAPADTERAGAYWSGPYAGADQQALKGLASLEPADADPAEVADAIVALVAMPHGSRPFRVHIDPSDDGAAIVNGVADRVRAQLMERIGLADLLHPKA